The Engystomops pustulosus chromosome 7, aEngPut4.maternal, whole genome shotgun sequence DNA window GATGATGTATTTCATACCACCTGGAACCATCCGAGCAAGGATCACTCCGGCTTGGAGAGTAGAATATGGCAAACAAGAAACACGATCCAGCTTCCAAGGATGCAACAGGAATCAATGTAAAATTTTCAAGACTTTATTCCATTtcgttaaaaaaattacaaattcggCCATGGGATACAACAGCATAAGGCGACTTATGCTGTTGTATCCCATGGCCGAATTTGTCATTTTTTAACGAAATGGAATAAAGTCTTGAAAATTTTACATTGATTCCTGTTGCATCCTTGGAAGCTGGATCGTGTTTCTTGTTtgccttcttctgtaatatgtacgtCCTTTGAAGGACTTTTAAGTAAAATGCATGCAAAGTCAAGGTTAGGTAACACTGccccctgcagtcaggtaacaCTGCCTCCTGAAATCTGGTAACCCTATCCCCTGCAGTCAGGTAATCCCAccccctgcagtcaggtaacccttcctcctgcagtcaggttatcccaccccctgcagtcaggtagccccgcctcctgcagtcaggtagccccgcctcctgcagtcaggtagccccgcctcctgcagtcaggtagccccgcctcctgcagtcagtttgCTCTGCCTACTCAATGCATTTGACATTCCAACTCTACCTCCAAATTGTGATTGTAATTCTCCAGCTATCCTCAGATCTTGCACGCCATGCAAAGCAGTGTATGCGCGGTGCACTTGTTAAGTCGACACAGTATACCTAGTGCCGGCTGCGAGATCACAGGCGATTGCCAATGCATTGAGATCTCTGGTTAGCAACAGAATGACGTTGCAATTGGGAGCCAGGGTTGGAATGCCAGATGCATAGACTGGGCAGAACAAAATGaatgcaggaggcggggttgccTGATTGTAGGAGGCGGGGTGGTCTGATTGCAGGAGGCGGGGTGGTCTGATTGCAGGAGGCGGGGTGGCCTGATTGCAGGAGGCGGGGTGGCCTGATTGCAGGAGGCGGGGTGGCCTGATTGCAGCAGGCAGGGTTGTCTGATTGCCTGAGAGCATTGTACAAAAGCATAAGAAATTATTTTTCACTCATGAAGCAACCTAGAAATATGTTAAAAAGACATTCCGGGGATGTACATATTACAGATTAAGGTTCTGTATGTGGGCTTTGCGGGGGGATGGTTAATGTGGTGacagtttcctttaaagggggttcTACCAGGGGTGCATCAACCATAAGGTGAGTTGAgtcttttgcctcaggcagcaccacctgcagcaaaaaTGGGGGAAGCATCAGAAGCAGCCAAATGGTGCCACTTGGATGCTACAAGCTGCAAAAGGGACCTTAAATGCTTACTATTATAGTGAAAGAAGATATATACAAATGAGAAGTTTTCCCTTTATATAAGTCAATTCACTAATCCAATCCTGGAACAATGCTGACTGCAAACAgaccgaaaaataaaaaatagtcacTGGGGGAGATCAAGATCAagtaaaacttttctagttgcccatggaaatcagCTTTAATTTTCATAAGCAGCtgttgaaaaatgaaagctgagctctgattggttgctaattgcaactagaacagatctgcTCTAAAAGacttctgctaaatctcccccaatatcttCATGTACTGCCATCAGTAAGATACCAGCATAACTGGAGTATTTCCATTCTgacgtgtgaatgagcccttagtaaaGTGCTGGAAGACTTTGGTTAATGCTAAAATAATTTCTGTGCTTTAAAAAGAATAGTTTTTGTTAACGTATCAAGTAAACTGGTGCAAATAAGTTATGGAATCTGCTCCATTGTAACCATCTCATTGGTTACCAGTATTTACCAGTTAGTTGGTGAAATCTGGGAAGAAACCATAGATCTTAGTGGAAATCCCCAATAACAAGGAGAAAAATGGTCCAATGAGGACAACCAAGGATTGTGTTCGGTTCGGGGTTCCAGTTGTGTTACTTAAGTGGGTTAGAAAGTGTTAAACTTTCACAATTCAGCAAATTAAAACTTAAAgataatctaccatcaggatgaaggattgtaaaccaagcacactgaaatgctggtgtgtgccccctctgaggaTTTAAAAAGGCCCTAAAAATTACGCAAACGAGCCTGAGGTGCTCGAGGCTTCATAGCTAATAGCTTAATTAAGCCCGGAGCCCctgagggtcatttgcataatttataaggCCTGTTTttgtaaaacaagggcataaggagctaaatAATGGCAGATTATGCgtgagggtgcacacaccagtatgtcagcgtgcttggtttacagtccatCATACTAGTGGTAGGTTGCCTTTAAGAAACTAATTGACCTACAAGACACCATCAGAGCCCATAGATGTCttaaattaacatattttaaCCCTTCCAAATTCCCATTTACACAAAATAATTTCTTTAACTTTATCTTGCTTTCATTGGTTTTGCCTTCTGTTTCTTGTGGTAAAAGCGATGGTGGTCAAAACTGCAGCAAAGATCCCTCCACCGATTGCTGTGTACGTTGCAACATTAGTCACCTGAAACAGGACAACAAGTAAGTAGTAGATACCTTGTAGTTGATCAAGAATTATACTAACTTCATAGGGGCTGTACATGAACAAGcacaggtttaaaggggttgttcagttcaatagttaaaggggtattcccaacaaAACAaggttcttaaatgtactcaggataacaaaataacacattctctaattcaatgttattaccaaaaatacacaaTTTACAGATttcaacctgtttctatcagtcctgatctagacaatttcagttgcccctagacacgaccctgtaacttctaactttagggtcggcagccatcttgcctgaggcttcatgaagcttgtctctctgtctctgttccctgcactctagccccgccccctgtactCTAGCCCCACCCCCTATAGTCCATGACGGAGCTCACATTGATACACACTGATACTCCTGTCGGCAGCAGCATGAGAAGTACTTACTACAAGCTAAAGAAAGATAAGTTATTTATGGGAGGAGGAAGGCACAGGACAtcaagtgtgttgtggaatagcagatatgtagcaaagctgacagtgtgtaatatgcatctcatggatttcataatctctgatctgtctcatcgctctatgtgtcaggtactaatacaatgttcagaaggtaaatgaaagtgtatataaaccctgcatcctgataatctaaccacgttttcagctcacagaactagatggatcataatgtgtctgcttagagtggctccgcccacaccctggaattttgcactgactagcctagggagtgataggagctaaaacggcaataaaactgagtaaaatttaaaatgcatttcccaccctaggcttatattggtgttaataggttttcacagtttttggtgctaAAATCAGGTCtctgggcttatactcgggtcgcctTTTCCTCGAGTATTtatggtatatatacatatatgtgattGCTATAATGGtagttttatcactttttggaatttGATCCAAATGCCTTGCTATAATAACATGAAGATTGACATGAAATCACATAGTAGGTAGTATTAACAAATCTCATCCATGCTCCTCCATAATGTCCATCTTATCTTGCACCTGTAGAACACTATGCTCTATTGTTTCCAGATAAAACCCTGTACCTGGTCAGAGAAGCCTTTTCCATATCGCAGTTCTGTTGCAAAGTGTTCACAATTGGCGCTGGTCACACTGTAGGGCATCGTCTGGTCCACTAGATCTAGGGCGGCTCGCACCACCTTCTCAGCAGGGAATGGTTTGATTTTCTCATCATATTTGTTATTAACCTTATAAATGCATCCGTTGGCAACATTTTCCAGACGCTCTTTTCTGACTACTGCTGAGCCCCCAAAAGCAGACGAGAGGCTGGATATGCCTTCTTGGTCTGGGAATAGTAGATAAGGATAGAGTACACATCAATTACCTTATAGGCAGCTTTGTCCCTATGTGCTTTAAATAGAGGGGGTCATAGAGTTGGCGTTCTGTCGTTAAACcaaattatatatactgtatacagcaggTGGGTAAGAAACTAGTTATAAATGAAAGTCCATTACCTGTGAGATGTACAACATAGCCGCCGCCAACATATACGCCCCAGTGCTGATAAAAGGGGCGGCTGAATTCTATGAGGTCACCCGGTTGAGGTGGTGGTCCCTGAAAAATAGCAGATCTAATTCATATTGATATTTATTCCAACTATAAAATACATTCAATATTTTAAGTCAGGCTCCAATGAAAGAGGCTATAACTACTACAAGTGGTAGGCTCCAGGGCAACAGAGGAATACAAGGTCACTGAATACAATGGAAATTGTTGCTCTAGTGAAAGCATTCATTGTTGCACAAGGAAAAATCAGAAAGTGCGCATGCAAGTGGCTTATAAGGCACCCGGccaagacttaaagggaacatatCCCCAATCTTATGCTGCAACATAGAGGAGTGACAGAGACTGATTCCAGTGCTGCGTCGGTAATTTAGTGATCATAATACATAAAATTCATAATAAAATTCATAATTCATAATAATATTGACCCAAACTTAATTTGGCTTGGGACATCATCTTTTTGTTTTCTTGCTTTTCACACTTTAACCCTCTGTACAGGGTCTGTATAGGGAACCAAAAGGTTGTTATCTTAGTATTCTCAGGTCAAGTAACAAGTGCGTGGTACCAAAGGGACCAGGAAAGATGTAGTCAGAAAACAagctaaggtcagggcaggtagtggTCGTTTGAAGCAAAATGAAGAGAGAGGGCAAAAACAACAGGTTCAATTATGAGTATTAAGGCAAATGTCAAATCACATGCAGACAAATTACCTAAAAACTTATGTAGGGAAACTAGAAACAAATAAATGTACAAATGCCCATAAACTTCATGCTGTGGCACAGTAAACAGTAAATTTTCTATTGTGCCTCATCTGTTGATCAGAAGGATGACCATGGGTTTTGTAAGCAAAGTAGAGCCATGGCCACCATGCCCATTGTATGAAATACAGCGATGAGTGAATTTCTCAAAAATTTGATTCAACTTTATTTGgcaaattcatttaaaaaatatgaacTGTGATGTCCTGGAATCTGTGAAAGACTTATACCCATCTTGGCATGGCCTGGTGCCTTCTCCTGATAGATTTTATGACAAGACTGTGAGGTTCTCAAAAACTAGCCTTGCCTTGGCCAGGGGGAGGGAGCCCTACAAGTAGCTGCAGTTCCTAGGGAGCAACCATGGGGCCACGCCCTTACTAGAAGTCTAGGAATGGGAAGACCCAGTACCCCAAGGTTGAGTCAGAGCTTCAGAAGGTCAACTATTTTTTGAGGAACTCCCATTCTTGGCAGAAATTCTACCGGGACAAAGCACCAGGTCATGCAAGAAAGGGTTCTAGCAGGTCAGGTAAGGCTTCCAGTCTCACCAAAGACATCAAGAATGACCCTCAATGCTTCCAGTGCTGGGGACAGATGTAATAGTATTCATATAAGTACCGGTCAgtatatcacatgaccagcgccATCTTGCTTCTCATGGACAGGGTGGCTTTGGCTCTCCTCTGTTTATATAACTGGGTGGTAATACAAGAGATGGATCATAGCATTACTGTTTAGATGTGAATAATATATACTACTATAAGATTATATGGGTGTAAGGGGAAGAGGAGCCTTAGGGAGCCAATGAAATGGTCTCCCCCAATGTGATAGTAACAAAACAATGCATAATAAAAAGGTACAGATTAATACAAAATTAGCCTTAGGTGTGCATTATGTGCCAATAAATGATAAAATAACATATGTTCTCAATAAAGTACTGAAACAACATCTCTGGCATATACATTATTGGTAAGATTACAGTAAATACAAGTCAGTGTCTCATCGGTGGTGGTCCACCTGCTCTGACCACCCTTGATCACAGCAATGGGAGAACTGGGTGCCCTTAATGCAGACCTGAATGTAGTCACACTGCATGTGCAACCCACTACTATATTAATATGGGGGGACAGGGCACCCCCAGTCTTGTGGTTCCTCCTTGCAAGCAGAATGAATGCAAAGACAATTTACgtgattacttttttttttcattcaaaaaCAACATAATCCGTAACCTGTAATATAAAGCATATGACATAGTATcctaaatatatttttgtatgatTTTTGCTGCCTAAATAGGAGATAATGTCACTCACCGGCACCAGGGGCATGTCTCTACGTGGCTCTGATCTTTAGACGTTTGCTCTTTCGCTTTCTGTTATGGGATCAGCTGGAGGCAGGAAAAATGGCTGAGCTTATAAATAAATATGAAGTTAATGACTGAGATACGTCATAGACCACACCTAGTCACAGATGTAAGACAGCGAGCTGTGAAGAGCAGACACAGAGGGGAAGGAGCTGGCTAGGATCACAGTCTATTATAATTCTCACATTTCTAAGATTCCTGCAGCCGGACGACTGTACGTAGTAATATCCGGAATAATGCAGGATGGAAAAAACAGGGATATAAATACCTTCCAGGGAAATGGCCGTTCGCTTCCTGGGAATCAGAGAGCAGGATAAACAGGGCCTGACAGCAACACATGACACAGCACAGCTTATACAGACGCTGGCCGGGATAATGTGAGCCGAAGCAAAGGTCACACAATACACacaaacactgcacacacacacaaaaaaagtaacaaaaaacaaataaaggaTATATAATCTTTGGATTTGTCAGGTAAAAATAGGCCATTTCTGAAAAGTTACAGATGGAATTATAACATAAATGGAAATAAAGAAGCAAAgtagtttatatttatatatatacacacagtatatgaagAATTTATAGTGTTTTTTTGTTATGTTAACCGAGTAATAAAACATCAAACGATCCAGTAAACTGGTCTGATTTACTGTAGGTAAATTTACTGTTTTACCTGATTTACTGTAGTGCTATGATTCACCAAGGGGCGCTGTAGTTAAACCATGACTAAGCctgtataaagatttttttatttcaataatagagcaggtgataagaGTAAACTTGATAATAtactccattaaagggaacctgtcatcagattttacccaaataaactaccagccccctcaggaagaggatgaaatgtcctttctagaattctatcttttatgggaaatctcacccgtttacctataaaaaaaaattctccctcaaagtcatatttgcccgagatgagtcacttttagaggctacaTGGGTGTTTTATTTCATGCGTGTCTATTTTCTGTTCTATAGAATGTAGAAACATTCATTCGGTGTCATATGTAACCTTGTAGCGTTCCGCGCTGTAACAGTACGTCGCGGAGCTGCTAAtgctgcatgaagagggctcatggggtcCTACAGACTTGgggtctgctgcatattgcagcagtgccacattttaatgaatcatgtgtaaaaatgacatatactgcaatacagtcgtAGGAATGACCAAAGCAATTAGAAAGGATTGTTATCCTTACAAGATGCCAATGTACCATATGTTCTCAGGGgaaaacatataacatatattatCAGAGGGGACCTGTTGGGgaatttgttgcacagaaaataagtattcacatagctctgtacacggaaaaatgtaaaagttagatATTATATTAAGTTAAacatatttgaaggtggggagcaaaaattaATCTAAAAAATGTGGCGAGGCGAAGGGGTTTAAGGGGTTTTCACACAAActaaaattaggccctatccatggtatagggcagtgatggcacaccttttagacaccaagtgcccaaactacatcaaaaacccacatatttttcgcaaagtgccgatgcgacaatttaaacagtaacttattactccctgctctgtcataggtttaaattgtataggcacctgaggacaccaatacagtagaaagaaacagTAGAGAGAAAAAGCTTtgcttatcattgtagcctccttctagggtcctgggctgcctgggactgcaagagtccttgagtcctgtctggcggagtCTCCGGTGGGGTGATagcacgggtgcccatagagagggctctgagtgccacctcttgcacccgtgccataggtttgccaccactggtatagggcctaacttgctgataatTGGGGGTCtaagtgatgtgacccccacagatccgtcggactaatggagcaggcggccgcgcatgaccgttctgctccattaatcagaTCACTGAGCACTGCAAATTCCCTttaagataagaatcttatctttcagacTGCACCAggccttgtggttctgtgagctacagaaccagagatatgagTTGTATTCAAAACTTTCCACTATGGTACATGGTATACCCATGGCAGATTTGCAAAGCTCAGGGAAAGGTAAGTCTTGAGGATCCCCTATAATGCTAGACGCAGCAGGCTTAGACTAGCCCAAAGGAGAGCAGTTGAACGGCTCCTAGAAGTAGTCTTCACTCACAGATCTAACAGTCTCATAGTCCAAGACAGGACAactgaaaaagaaaaagttattggtaagaacctgtcagcaggatacAAATAGGCTCCTCAGCAGCAAACTGACGGGATCCCTATAACAGAAAAGGTCAGAGGGCAATGCCAGGCAGCAGGTAACTGAAAAATCACACATAACAGAAATAGTCACAGGTAATGGCCAGGTGGCAGATTATTTACAGGACCAACAGAATCTGTCAGAAGCAAAGGCCAcatcagcaggttactgacagaacCCACATAACAGAAATGGCGGCTGTGGAGCGCCGGTGCTCTCCTACTCACTGCTCCAGATCTCATGTTCCCAGAGGCACTGCCTGATCCGGTCATCTCCGCCTTGGCCAGTTGCGTGGAAGTGCAGGAAGTAGCCACAAGGCGCTTTCCGAGCCTTACTACAGTCCTGGATTTCCTGCCTGTGATAATGGTGTTTCCTGGAGTCCATTCCAGAGTTTCCGTCCAGTCTGCTCTTCTCTGGTTTCTGCAGGACCTgcgatgacatcacttcctgggATTTAAGAGAATTGTACATGTGACCTGAGCAACCAATCCTGGGCCTCCAGCAGGTATTTATTGGACCCTGCCCTCTCCTCTAATGCCTGAGGGTGAAAGTACCCTGTGACTTGCCTGAAGTGCTCTGATACCTTTGTCATTCTGCTGTATAGCCTTGTCCTCTGGACCTGCACTGGGGTTCCTGTGTTCGCCTCCTCGGTGCCTACCTCTGACCTCATTCCGGTGTTCACCTGGTCTCCCTAGGACCAGATGTCACGTGTTCCTATCTCCTTAGAGGTGCATCTGGTGTTCCCTTGGCTCAGCCATCTCCACCATCAGGAGCTCTGTGAAAAACAAGGGGATCATTGGACCATTGCCCTCTGAGGAGGTGGGTCTCGTATCACAGTGGGTCCACACCCTCTGCTCCGTGACACTGTCTGAGGCAAAGGCCAGGCAGCAAGAGTTGCTacctggcgttttgaacgcgtttttgggccgtttttaagcagttcatcaaaaaacgcatgcggttttgacctgttttaattaagataattggtcaaacctatcaaaaacggatgcgttttcaaaaaacgcatgcatttttcaaaattgcgtgcgttttttaacgcactgcttaaaacggcccaaaaacaggtgcCACCAGCctcatagtccagtgcgccttatatatgaaccatacttacagacaacagctgccttgaactgtgcacaggtctcccACCTACTGGTCAATCatacttataatcaggtgcaccatataatccggtgcgccttagtctgaaaaatatggttattattattcagattcaaatgtctgTGTTAACAGTTCTTTAACATTTAACTTTCTGAACATGAGTGGGGCATAGAACATAAGCTGTTTTGAACATGGCTTCTTCTGCCTACTTCTTGCTGCTAGAGATCTAGCAGTGCTTACTCTTGCATAGCCGAGCTAAAGGGGTTTTTTccactaaagaaaattctcacatcttaatcccctagtgatgtttacacaataaagatcattttaacaccttactttacaatgttactcagttttattgctgttttagctcctatcactccctcggCTACTCAAtggaaaatcccagggtgtggactgggcctctctaagcagacacgttataatccatctagtcctatggggtgacaatgtggttagattatcagggtacaggtgtatatgcactttcatctggctactgacattgtatgaacacactgacacatagaaagagatgagacagatgagagatgcatgatgcctattacacataggctgacagacttttacactgttacactgtgacttctgctacatctcacagatatgtgcctgcatccccTTTCCcctgatcacttatctccttgtagcttgcagctcctctctgctcacaatctcctggcaggaagtgaatcagtgagtgtctctgagctccgtgctgggggcggggctacagccacacagcagagagagacagaaatctcatctgcacaatctcacacagaaatccaatatggtggccctaagtcagaagttactgggtcatgTGTAAGGGCAACtggaattgtatacaccaggactgatagagacaggttagacttatatctgtgaaatacagtgaattagagaatgtgctattttgttatccttagtacatataagaaacttgccttcgtgggaatACACATTCAATGGAGGAAGCAGTTGAGACCCTCACTAGGGCTTGAAGATGAGCATCAGTAATTCTAGACCTGTACTTGGACTTATTGAAGTTCAAGGTAGAGAAGAGCTTTTCGCACAAGTTTGTGCTCCCAAAAAGACACATGGTCCGCTTGAACATTCGGAAAAGCTCAGGAAGCTGGTAAGCAATTCTCTAAAAAATTGCCCAAGCTTGTCTGCTTGTCCACTCACTTACCTGAACTGGGCTTTGAGTTCAGAGTTGCACTAAGAGTCAATGAGCTCCATTGAAAGCACAATGAGGGTCATCTTGTACATCAAAGGAAAAGGGGTCTGCAAAAATTTTAAATGTGGCTCTGTGTATCGTGAAGCCTGCAAATCTGGGATCAAATTTCTCCTGTAGCTTCAAAATGACATCCACATACTCCTCACCACTGAATGTTGTGCAAGCATCCATGACTGCCTTGCATGCTGGGAAATGGCAAAGGTTTGTTTGAGAAAGCTGGGATTTCCATAGTATAAGTTATGTAGAGAATGCTCTTACGTTGTCATAGGTAACACTGACAAGTTGCCCCTGGCATTGGACTGTAGGGAGTAACAAACCCAACCTTATTAAATCCGGTATTTGTCCCTGTACTTAAACCCAACATGACAATAAAGAACCTTACTGTTTGGGTaacgtgggaaggccacagcattaatttttttaacaaaaacataaattattaaataacataaTAAACTTGAAAAATTAACAACATGGTAGGCCCATAGCCTTCTTCAAATCTTGGGATGGGACTTCATCcgaatggcggctgcggcccggCAGCCGTCATGTGGGAAACCTCGAAACACCTTTGGGCCTATGTCCAACTCCGCCTATGCTGTGACATCTGTGGGAAAAAAGTCGCTAGTCTCTTTGGGGCTAATTATAACTTCTTGTTCAGTACATTGAGCTCATGTGTGATAACAGGAAAGGCTAAGTCCATGAGCCATTTTGGATCTCTTAGCACCGGAACAGCAACCTAATCTTTCTCCATGAAGGTTCACATCCGCTCTAAACTCAAAAAATCTCTTCAATATGTTTCCACTGTTGAGCCAACATACCTCAGTAATAAAGAGCACATCCCGATATTTTGACTCCATTTCCTCTAAAAAATCACAAAACCTTCTATGCTTTAAGCCCCAGGATTAGATTTGGTTGATGCATTTCACAATGAAAGACATCACATTGTGAAACTTCGGGCGAATAGAGCCATGTCTTTGGGCGCCCGGGGGTTTGAGGTGTCGtctcctttatatatctgctcACCGCAACTCGCGGCTGACTATGTTACCGCCGGTACCCACCATCAGGACCCCGGCgttctgttttttattttgttactcTGTTCTACTGTATGTCTTATGACAGCATAATCTATACTCTCCtgggccttgcagggtagataggaggttcctgcggcagaggctcccttctttcaagggggtttctgccttggtagggtctagtccgtagatcagcgcagggttagttcgccctcttTCTCCGTTCTGTCAGGCTGCACTCAGACTAGTGTGGTAGTTTGTTTTTTGTACAGTATTCCAGTAG harbors:
- the LOC140071075 gene encoding phospholipase A and acyltransferase 3-like gives rise to the protein MPLVPGPPPQPGDLIEFSRPFYQHWGVYVGGGYVVHLTDQEGISSLSSAFGGSAVVRKERLENVANGCIYKVNNKYDEKIKPFPAEKVVRAALDLVDQTMPYSVTSANCEHFATELRYGKGFSDQVTNVATYTAIGGGIFAAVLTTIAFTTRNRRQNQ